The sequence below is a genomic window from Lycium ferocissimum isolate CSIRO_LF1 chromosome 9, AGI_CSIRO_Lferr_CH_V1, whole genome shotgun sequence.
gcggaaaaataaaaataaaaaataaagacttTGAAGACTCTGGAAATTAAGACAAGTTAATAACCAATGCCCCTATCAAAGGTCTAAGTTGAGGAAGCATTTTGTGACTAGAAAAAAAAACTGTATTCAAATGGAGCAGGAATATTTAAGCAGGAGAGGCAGGTTTCCTGAAAATGAAAGAAGGTTTTTGGCCATAGGTATTGGACTTCTAGCTGTTGTCTCTCCTCTATACATTGACAGTAGAAAAAACACTACTGAAGAAGAACAAACCATCAACTTCCTTCCCTATCTTCCACTGCTTCTCTTGATCACTGTCATCATGGGCATAAGTATTTCTCATCCATTGGCTCGGTTCTCATCGTATGATCACAGGCTTCTAGCGATAGGTCTTACAGTTGTTGCCATACTCTCACCTCTGTACATCGACAGGCGAAAGTTAGTCGATCCAGAGCTTGAAGAGCAATCACTTGGCGTCTCTTCTTACTTGCCATTGCTCATGTTATTTATCATCATCGCCATTGCCATGTCCTGCTACTTGGACCAGAGCTTTTCCAGGTTCGATCCTTACTGGATTC
It includes:
- the LOC132029557 gene encoding uncharacterized protein LOC132029557 → MEQEYLSRRGRFPENERRFLAIGIGLLAVVSPLYIDSRKNTTEEEQTINFLPYLPLLLLITVIMGISISHPLARFSSYDHRLLAIGLTVVAILSPLYIDRRKLVDPELEEQSLGVSSYLPLLMLFIIIAIAMSCYLDQSFSRFDPYWIHRVGGSSTGILILLLVLAFVLKFKAL